The following are encoded together in the Zygosaccharomyces rouxii strain CBS732 chromosome C complete sequence genome:
- the RPD3 gene encoding histone deacetylase RPD3 (highly similar to uniprot|P32561 Saccharomyces cerevisiae YNL330C RPD3 Histone deacetylase regulates transcription and silencing), with amino-acid sequence MVYEAKPFDPITVNPRDKKRVAYFYDADVGNYNYGAGHPMKPHRIRMTHSLIMNYGLYKKMEIYRAKPATKQEMCQFHTDEYIDFLSRVTPDNLDMFKKESVKFNVGDDCPVFDGLYEYCSISGGGSMEGAARLNRGKCDVAINYAGGLHHAKKTEASGFCYLNDIVLGIIELLRYHPRVLYIDIDVHHGDGVEEAFYTTDRVMTCSFHKYGEFFPGTGELRDTGVGKGKYYAVNVPLRDGIDDATYKSVFEPVVSRIMEWYQPSAVVLQCGGDSLSGDRLGCFNLSIRGHANCVNFVKSFGLPMMIVGGGGYTMRNVARTWCFETGLLNNVILDSELPYNDYYEYYGPDYKLDVKPSNMFNVNNPEYLDKILESVFANLERTKYAPSVQLNNVPRDLEDPGDVEEDTEEAKDTKGGSQYARDQIVEPDNEFY; translated from the coding sequence ATGGTTTATGAGGCCAAGCCATTTGATCCTATTACGGTGAATCCTCGAGacaagaaaagagttgCATACTTCTATGACGCAGATGTGGGTAACTACAACTATGGTGCAGGCCATCCCATGAAACCCCATAGGATAAGGATGACACATTCTTTGATTATGAACTACGGGTTGTATAAAAAGATGGAGATTTACAGGGCAAAACCTGCTACCAAGCAGGAAATGTGCCAATTCCATACAGATGAATATATCGATTTCCTATCAAGAGTTACACCAGATAACTTGGATATGTTTAAAAAGGAAAGTGTTAAATTCAATGTAGGTGATGATTGTCCCGTTTTTGATGGTCTCTACGAATACTGTAGCATATCTGGTGGTGGATCTATGGAAGGTGCTGCAAGACTCAATAGAGGCAAATGTGATGTTGCGATCAACTATGCAGGTGGATTGCATCATGCCAAAAAGACAGAAGCTTCTGGCTTCTGTTATTTGAATGATATAGTGTTGGGAATAATTGAGCTTCTAAGGTATCACCCTCGAGTCCTCTacattgatattgatgTCCATCACGGTGATGGTGTAGAAGAAGCATTCTACACAACAGATCGTGTCATGACATGTTCATTCCACAAATATGGTGAATTTTTCCCTGGTACAGGTGAACTGAGGGACACAGGTGTTGGTAAGGGGAAGTACTATGCCGTTAACGTCCCATTAAGAGATGGTATTGACGATGCTACTTATAAATCTGTATTTGAACCGGTTGTATCCAGGATTATGGAATGGTATCAACCGTCTGCCGTTGTATTACAATGTGGTGGTGATTCACTTTCAGGAGATCGTCTTGGTTGTTTCAACCTATCCATCCGTGGCCATGCAAACTGTGTAAACTTTGTGAAATCGTTTGGATTACCGATGATGATTGTCGGTGGTGGTGGGTATACCATGAGGAATGTCGCTAGGACGTGGTGCTTCGAGACTGGACTTCTCAATAATGTCATCCTAGATTCCGAATTACCTTACAACGATTACTACGAGTACTACGGACCAGACTACAAGTTAGACGTTAAACCTTCGAATATGTTTAACGTAAACAATCCAGAATACTTGGACAAGATTCTAGAGTCAGTTTTTGCCAATTTGGAGAGAACTAAATACGCACCCAGTGTTCAACTGAACAACGTCCCCAGGGATTTAGAAGACCCCGGTGacgttgaagaagatacaGAAGAAGCTAAAGACACTAAGGGTGGATCCCAGTACGCTAGAGACCAAATCGTGGAACCTGATAACGAATTCTACTAA
- the RIB4 gene encoding lumazine synthase RIB4 (highly similar to uniprot|P50861 Saccharomyces cerevisiae YOL143C RIB4 Lumazine synthase (6 7-dimethyl-8-ribityllumazine synthase also known as DMRL synthase) catalyzes synthesis of immediate precursor to riboflavin): MAVKGVGELDRQYNGADLRVGIVHARWNAQIIEALVNGSIKKLQSMGVQDKNIVIESVPGSFEVPWGSKRLIDRQKARGEPLDVIISVGTLIKGSTMHFEYIADATTKALMNLQEKVDIPVIFGLLTCLSEEQAMARAGIDPGHTMHNHGEDWGAAAVEMAAKFGPNAF, translated from the coding sequence atggcCGTTAAAGGTgttggtgaattggataGACAATACAACGGTGCTGATCTAAGAGTTGGTATCGTTCATGCACGTTGGAATGCCCAAATCATTGAAGCTCTAGTAAATGGTTCtatcaagaaattacaaTCTATGGGTGTTCAAGACAAGAACATAGTTATTGAGAGTGTTCCTGGTTCGTTTGAAGTACCATGGGGTTCAAAAAGACTTATTGATCGCCAAAAGGCTCGTGGTGAGCCCTTAGATGTAATAATTTCAGTTGGGACCTTGATCAAAGGTAGTACCATGCATTTTGAATACATCGCTGATGCAACTACTAAGGCTCTAATgaatttacaagaaaaagTAGATATTCCAGTTATTTTTGGTCTTTTAACATGCTTGTCTGAAGAACAGGCCATGGCAAGAGCTGGTATTGATCCAGGTCATACCATGCACAACCACGGTGAAGACTGGGGTGCTGCTGCTGTGGAAATGGCAGCTAAATTTGGTCCTAATGCCTTTTAA
- the NOP8 gene encoding Nop8p (similar to uniprot|Q08287 Saccharomyces cerevisiae YOL144W NOP8 Nucleolar protein required for 60S ribosomal subunit biogenesis) — MAVQKRIYVGNLNNDLEGCLQALEMRFSKFGKCTSEFEVRGNFAYIDMEFEDDSRFTKLKSSFNHVKFKGNDLIVDAARPRWQWEEQKKKDDEEEPIKRKQIIKRHWEYYKKMENIGMSWEDRIQMIPGRHRTAKRNKQQLRNMTFRVDVNGSLKVYKCYKQKLWGYERDKEAQDLVHKFVNGKWRNGWDHIVDRLNYTRSKGVSAGEPIMKAGQEGEEEEEEEDNGERERTDKVLEDMFKSFDFDKPMVDDEAIPEKSDNELPADEDEHEHEIEVEHESKDEDEPIPVFGEDNQTKTLRNLFDPQENQPFKLITESDDDIDHDKDAEQEEVVAEPELVKQEYSAPRKTAALFFPHFDSPFLSGQTQLNKLPAFQPDWQLWQDQFWDQRIDWIKEMKRKRKDALRQLAKKKSKNGVNILV; from the coding sequence ATGGCTGTTCAGAAGCGTATATATGTGGGAAATCTAAACAATGATCTTGAAGGATGTCTACAGGCGTTAGAAATGCGGTTTTCCAAGTTCGGGAAGTGCACTAGTGAGTTTGAAGTTCGTGGTAATTTTGCATACATAGATATGGAATTTGAAGACGATTCTAGATTCACTAAGCTTAAGAGTAGTTTCAACCATGTTAAATTCAAAGGAAATGATTTAATAGTGGATGCTGCTAGGCCGCGTTGGCAATGGGAAgaacagaagaagaaagatgatgaggagGAACCGATTAAGAGGAAACAGATCATTAAAAGGCATTGGGAGTACTATAAGAAGAtggaaaatattggaaTGAGTTGGGAAGATCGAATACAGATGATTCCAGGTAGACACCGTACAGCCAAGAGAAATAAGCAACAATTGCGTAATATGACTTTCAGAGTGGACGTGAATGGTTCATTAAAAGTTTACAAGTGTTATAAGCAGAAGTTGTGGGGGTACGAACGAGATAAGGAAGCTCAAGATCTGGTTCATAAATTCGTGAATGGTAAATGGCGTAATGGTTGGGATCATATCGTCGACAGATTAAACTATACTAGATCCAAAGGTGTATCTGCAGGTGAACCCATCATGAAAGCAGGacaagaaggtgaagaggaggaagaagaagaagacaatGGTGAGAGAGAAAGAACTGATAAGGTTTTGGAGGACATGTTTAAAagttttgattttgataaaccaatggttgatgatgaagctatTCCAGAGAAGTCGGATAATGAGCTACCCGccgatgaagatgagcATGAACACGAAATTGAAGTTGAACACGAAagtaaagatgaagatgagcCCATTCCTGTATTTGGTGAAGACAACCAAACAAAGACGCTGCGTAATTTGTTTGATCCCCAGGAAAATCAACCCTTCAAGCTAATTACAGAATCTGATGACGATATCGATCATGATAAGGATGCAgagcaagaagaagttgtAGCAGAACCAGAACTCGTCAAACAGGAATATTCAGCACCAAGAAAAACTGCTGCTCTCTTTTTTCCCCATTTCGATTCACCATTTTTGTCAGGTCAAACACAGTTGAACAAATTGCCAGCTTTCCAACCCGATTGGCAATTATGGCAGGATCAATTCTGGGACCAAAGAATCGACTGGATTAAAGAGATGAAGCGTAAGAGGAAAGATGCACTCAGACAATtggcaaagaaaaaatccaaaaacGGTGTCAATATTTTGGTTTGA
- the CTR9 gene encoding Ctr9p (similar to uniprot|P89105 Saccharomyces cerevisiae YOL145C CTR9 Component of the Paf1p complex which is a large complex that binds to and modulates the activity of RNA polymerase II and is required for expression of a subset of genes including cyclin genes contains TPR repeats): MEVTSASGYPVMELPKSLDIPLKASEEVVSINLETDLPDDPADLRTLLVEEGSDKEHWLTIAIAYCNSGNTPQGIRLVEMALETFDNTEKAPLYTFLTWAHLKLAKEKAASVESRDHELTQAEIQLKNAIGVDPTWIGNMLATIDLYYQRGHYDRALETSDLFVKSIHSEDRRKGIQSKPNSMFLLLRAKLLYQKKNYMASLRAFQELLVINPVMYPDPRIGIGMCFWQLKDYKLAIAAWKRALELNPVNNNAAVLVTLGNFHNSLTASENDESFRENYSKALQDLDGLLRKDGQNPVLWTLLQSYFYFKGDFTKVIEVYENKISKFGFAISDTVLSESIFWCGRAHYALQDYRKAFSMFQQCLKRNEDNLLAKFGFGQTQMKNKLMEESILTFENIYKNHEGIQELNYILGLLYAGKCLDPANSKNLPRKEFEKFVEKSIQYLEKYIRITNAKKNQVVIPRAYLAISELYEAQNQHKQSLEYLSKALQQVQEVEGDTAPIEILNNLGCFHFINGDMEKAKYFFDSVKTRTEKDFNVTIYYNFARVLEAENAEESKSVYDQIISKHPGYLSARMRRLFFRVIENDNSNLKEDMDRLLSNNASDLEVRSFYSWFLKNNHTDPKKSDNLETAHNKETLVKYNSHDFYALTSLANLYLMIGREAKRGHSPKDQDNSKQSFLKAVQLFQKVLQLDPFSIFAAQGIAIVFAESKRFGPALEILRKARDSLDNEDVHVNMAHCLLEMHEYAKAIELYEFSLKKFGNEENRPKLLNLLGRAWYARATRERSLEFFQFALNNSEKALEAETARSSSVKNDKFLASLKYNVALLHFQVAETLRRSNPKGRTLSTIQLAQAGLDTGLQILKELKGLEGFVIIPKEELEQRIQLGETTMKSALERCVKEQEAYENEQVEKFEQAKKLMEENEQREQEKKRQEEEASRIKLERQKEEYRRLQDEAQKIIQEREEREAISEAQLEKSDLSDANEEGGEDKEKKSKKKRKNSTTRKSKQPTERKRRKKSQEPSQETSQEANQEQAVSDGENGPAPSPPKEHKDEQDEDEDDDVVHKSSRNKKQALSEEFIEDSDEEEAKQTGGSDNEDLF; this comes from the coding sequence ATGGAGGTCACTTCCGCCTCTGGGTATCCTGTTATGGAGTTACCAAAATCACTGGATATTCCGTTGAAAGCCTCTGAAGAGGTGGTTTCTATCAATCTTGAGACAGATTTACCAGATGACCCTGCAGATTTGAGAACTCTTTTAGTGGAAGAAGGTTCTGACAAGGAACACTGGCTGACTATTGCAATTGCCTACTGTAATAGTGGAAATACACCACAGGGTATTAGATTAGTGGAAATGGCTTTAGAAACTTTTGATAACACCGAAAAGGCACCGTTATATACGTTTCTAACTTGGGCACACCTGAAATTGGCCAAGGAGAAAGCAGCTAGTGTGGAAAGTAGAGATCACGAACTAACACAGGCAGAAATTCAATTAAAAAACGCTATTGGTGTGGATCCCACATGGATTGGTAACATGTTGGCAACAATTGATCTCTACTACCAAAGAGGTCATTACGATAGAGCATTGGAGACATCAGATCTTTTCGTTAAAAGTATTCATTCAGAAGATCGTAGAAAAGGAATTCAATCTAAACCCAATTCGATGTTCTTATTGCTAAGAGCTAAGCTGTTAtaccaaaagaaaaacTATATGGCAAGTCTTCGAGCATTCCAAGAATTGCTTGTGATTAATCCTGTGATGTATCCAGATCCTCGTATAGGGATCGGGATGTGCTTTTGgcaattgaaagattacAAATTGGCCATCGCCGCTTGGAAGAGAGCATTGGAACTGAATCCAGTGAATAACAATGCTGCAGTGCTTGTTACTTTAGGTAACTTTCACAACTCTTTAACAGCATCTGAAAATGACGAAAGCTTTAGAGAAAATTATTCCAAAGCTTTACAAGATCTAGATGGGCTGTTACGTAAAGACGGACAAAATCCCGTACTATGGACACTTCTACAAAGTTATTTCTATTTCAAAGGCGACTTTACCAAAGTTATTGAAGTCTATGAGAACAAAATTAGTAAGTTTGGATTTGCCATCTCTGACACTGTTCTTTCAGAATCAATATTCTGGTGTGGTAGAGCTCATTATGCCCTACAAGACTATCGTAAAGCATTTAGCATGTTTCAACAATGcttaaaaagaaatgaagatAACTTATTGGctaaatttggatttggtcAAACtcagatgaagaacaaattgatgGAAGAAAGTATATTGACATTTGAAAACATTTACAAGAACCACGAGGGTATTCAAGAGCTGAATTACATCTTGGGATTATTATACGCAGGCAAATGTCTTGATCCTGCCAACAGTAAAAATTTACCtagaaaagaatttgaaaaatttgtggaaaaatccataCAATATTTGGAGAAATACATTAGAATCACAAATGCCAAAAAAAATCAAGTTGTGATCCCAAGAGCTTATTTGGCCATCTCTGAATTATATGAGGCCCAAAACCAACATAAACAATCGTTAGAGTATCTGTCAAAGGCATTGCAACAAGTACAAGAAGTGGAAGGCGATACTGCCCCTATTGAAATACTCAACAACTTAGGTTGCTTCCACTTTATAAACGGTGATATGGAAAAAGCGAAGTACTTTTTTGATAGTGTAAAAACTAGGACAGAAAAAGACTTTAACGTAACCATATATTACAACTTTGCTAGAGTTTTGGAGGCTGAAAATGCGGAAGAATCCAAGAGTGTTTACGATCAAATTATTTCTAAACACCCTGGTTATTTGTCTGCAAGAATGAGAAGACTTTTCTTTAGAGTTATCGAGAATGATAATTCCAATTTAAAAGAAGACATGGACAGACTCTTATCAAACAATGCTTCTGATTTAGAGGTTCGTTCGTTTTACAGTTGGTTCCTAAAGAATAACCATACTGATCCTAAGAAGAGtgataatttggaaacgGCTCACAACAAGGAAACTTTAGTAAAATACAATTCTCACGATTTTTACGCCTTGACATCGTTAGCAAACTTATACTTAATGATTGGTAGAGAAGCTAAAAGAGGCCATTCCCCTAAGGATCAAGACAATTCGAAACAATCTTTCCTAAAAGCGGTACAACTGTTTCAAAAAGTCTTGCAGTTAGATCCTTTTAGCATTTTTGCCGCTCAAGGTATAGCTATTGTTTTTGCAGAAAGCAAAAGGTTTGGTCCTGCGTTAGAAATCTTAAGAAAAGCAAGGGATTCATTAGACAATGAAGATGTTCATGTTAATATGGCCCATTGCTTATTGGAAATGCACGAATATGCCAAGGCTATAGAACTATACGAATTTTCGCTCAAGAAATTCGGCAACGAGGAAAACAGGCCAAAACTGCTGAACCTATTAGGGAGAGCATGGTATGCAAGGGCTACAAGGGAAAGATCTctagaatttttccaatttgcTCTAAATAATTCCGAAAAGGCACTGGAAGCTGAAACTGCaagatcttcatcagtCAAAAATGATAAGTTCTTAGCTTCATTGAAATACAATGTGGCATTGCTACATTTCCAAGTGGCAGAAACTTTAAGGcgttcaaatccaaaagGTCGTACATTGTCAACCATTCAACTGGCTCAGGCGGGTCTGGATACCGGTCtgcaaattttgaaagaattgaaagggTTGGAAGGATTTGTCATTATCCccaaggaagaattggagCAACGTATCCAACTGGGTGAGACTACCATGAAGAGTGCTCTTGAACGTTGTGtgaaagaacaagaagctTATGAGAATGAGCAAGTTGAGAAATTCGAGCAAGCTAAGAAACTGATGGAGGAAAACGAACAACGAGAAcaggagaagaaaagacaagaagaagaagcttcAAGAATTAAGCTTGAAAGACAAAAGGAGGAATACAGACGTTTACAAGATGAAGCCcaaaaaattattcaagAACGTGAAGAACGTGAGGCCATTTCAGAGGcccaattggaaaagagtGATTTGAGTGATGccaatgaagaaggtggtgaagataaggaaaagaagagtaagaagaagagaaagaacTCTACAACTCGTAAGAGTAAGCAACCTACCGAAAGAAAAAGACGTAAGAAGAGTCAAGAACCAAGTCAAGAAACAAGCCAAGAAGCAAATCAAGAACAGGCTGTTTCTGACGGTGAAAATGGACCTGCTCCATCTCCTCCCAAGGAACATAAGGATGAAcaagatgaggatgaagatgatgatgtggTTCACAAAAGTAGTCGTAATAAAAAGCAAGCATTATCCGAAGAATTCATAGAGGACagtgatgaagaggaagccAAGCAGACAGGTGGGTCTGATAATGAAGAtcttttttga
- the PSF3 gene encoding DNA replication protein PSF3 (similar to uniprot|Q12146 Saccharomyces cerevisiae YOL146W PSF3 Subunit of the GINS complex (Sld5p Psf1p Psf2p Psf3p) which binds to DNA replication origins and facilitates assembly of the DNA replication machinery) produces MGYYDVDDILADSAEFSCKFQYDMPGLGYLAGNPGRAIDKNARLDLPLWLARILAIVGGSEDEDDAEEAVPFVELLPAEIFSPKVINAIKADPTSIDLHSISSHFLALSLKWIALFGDEELASICSSLTLARALEINAHASSVNFVSTAELASPFLLTLDESEKKLYRTSHESYKEHKRWMVER; encoded by the coding sequence ATGGGATATTACGACGTCGATGATATCTTAGCTGATAGTGCAGAATTCTCATGCAAATTTCAGTATGATATGCCTGGTCTTGGTTATCTAGCAGGCAACCCAGGCAGAGctattgataaaaatgcTAGATTGGACCTCCCGTTGTGGTTAGCAAGAATACTTGCCATTGTTGGTGgttcagaagatgaagatgatgcagAGGAAGCAGTCCCATTTGTTGAATTGTTACCAGCAGAAATTTTCTCACCTAAAGTCATAAACGCTATTAAGGCGGATCCTACCTCTATTGATTTGCACTCGATAAGTTCACACTTCCTCGCATTATCACTAAAATGGATTGCACtctttggtgatgaagaattagcATCTATATGCAGTAGTTTGACTCTTGCAAGGGCATTGGAGATTAATGCGCATGCGAGTAGCGTTAATTTTGTATCTACTGCAGAGCTTGCATCACCTTTCCTATTGACCCTAGACGAATCAGAAAAGAAGCTCTACAGGACATCCCACGAATCATACAAAGAACATAAGAGGTGGATGGTAGAAAGGTGA
- the PEX11 gene encoding Pex11p (similar to uniprot|Q12462 Saccharomyces cerevisiae YOL147C PEX11 Peroxisomal membrane protein required for peroxisome proliferation and medium-chain fatty acid oxidation most abundant protein in the peroxisomal membrane regulated by Adr1p and Pip2p-Oaf1p promoter contains ORE and UAS1-like elements): MVADSVVYHPTINKLINFLDNGAGREKCLRLLQYLARFLAAQTLSPLAKALQGQFTIVRKFLRFLKPLNSLQAAAKLYDNKLTSDGIVRIFNIIKQLSFAGYLSLDQINLFRILRVVPTTRFTGKLVPKMANLCWLSALVSGMVCDLRQVSLSQSKITALAVNDDEKKLLSKAYKDRYSASRKFVWDATDLFMVLNNLGYLRYQEGYVALAGVFTSLFGLQDTWRAAKP; the protein is encoded by the coding sequence ATGGTCGCTGATAGTGTTGTATACCATCCCACAATTAACAAGctaatcaattttttggaCAATGGTGCCGGTAGGGAGAAGTGTCTTCGTCTATTGCAGTACCTAGCGCGTTTCCTAGCGGCACAGACTCTATCACCATTGGCAAAGGCTTTACAAGGTCAATTCACTATTGTGAGAAAGTTCCTGCGTTTCCTGAAGCCTCTGAACAGTTTACAAGCAGCTGCTAAGCTTTACGACAACAAATTGACTAGCGACGGTATTGTTCGTATCtttaatattatcaaaCAGCTTTCGTTTGCAGGTTATTTGtcattggatcaaattaatcttttcagaaTTTTGAGAGTGGTTCCAACCACTAGATTTACCGGTAAACTAGTCCCCAAGATGGCTAACTTGTGCTGGCTGAGTGCTCTAGTAAGCGGAATGGTCTGCGACTTGCGTCAAGTAAGTTTATCTCAATCAAAAATCACTGCCTTAGCTGtaaatgatgatgagaagaagCTTTTGTCAAAAGCATACAAGGACAGATACTCTGCCAGCAGGAAATTTGTGTGGGACGCAACTGATCTCTTTATGGTTCTGAACAACTTGGGTTACTTGCGCTACCAAGAAGGGTACGTTGCTCTTGCAGGTGTATTTACATCTTTGTTCGGTCTACAAGATACTTGGAGAGCTGCAAAACCTTAA
- the SPT20 gene encoding Spt20p (similar to uniprot|P50875 Saccharomyces cerevisiae YOL148C SPT20 Subunit of the SAGA transcriptional regulatory complex involved in maintaining the integrity of the complex), which translates to MNGMGIPVNRAAQRPMNPQVLKQQQQQQLQQQQQQRQRMLLQQRAIQQQKHQQALQNYESQFYQLLLTLNKKPKRIYNFTEDTDSTLKKYEQYRPSFEFHIYENNYKICAPANTRLQQQQKTPELTSDGLILNKNNSILKEFLEYVARGHIPASIMEVLRDSNIQFYEGNLILQVYDHTNTVDVAPKTNPQQPIDKNKDPRKLRPTSFKRPRVYRTLLKPNDLTHYYDMMSYADHTRFSDSIYQQLESEVLSLTKRNLALDVPLDPYEHRDKLEDELFATPKWDENTKTLKHIHRELSAKEGTKGAVGHIEEHEEFPQHSSNYEQLMLIMSERTTTSTNDTYAASLASAQTNNTSKMSAHSNSPSVSGNVDSRGSSNTGNQMAISAAAAAAAAGLTVGNENNQFSRLKFIEQWRINKEKRRQQALNNNMAPTAYNTRISMAAPMTPQQQMLQQQQQHNPQQVQQQMAMQQQMQASMVDAQGNPKNKPGLDKTKQKRPRKTTKKEEPAKKKRPTKKRQDEE; encoded by the coding sequence ATGAATGGGATGGGTATCCCTGTTAATAGGGCGGCTCAAAGGCCAATGAATCCACAAGTTCTCaagcaacagcaacaacagcagctgcaacagcaacaacaacagcgtCAGAGGATGCTATTGCAACAGAGGGCGATACAACAGCAGAAACATCAACAGGCATTACAGAATTATGAATcacaattttatcaattgttGCTGActttaaacaaaaaacCCAAGAGGATCTACAATTTCACAGAAGATACAGATTCTACTTTAAAGAAGTACGAACAATATAGACCAAGTTTTGAGTTCCACATTTATGAAAATAACTACAAAATATGTGCACCAGCTAATACCCGTctacaacagcagcaaaaGACTCCTGAACTAACCAGTGATGGCCTTATTCTCAATAAGAATAACTCAATCTTGAAGGAATTCTTAGAATACGTTGCTAGAGGTCACATACCGGCTTCCATAATGGAAGTACTTAGGGATTCTAATATCCAATTCTATGAAGGAAATCTGATCTTACAGGTTTACGATCACACCAATACTGTTGACGTAGCACCCAAGACTAATCCTCAGCAACCAATTGATAAGAATAAAGATCCCAGAAAATTGAGACCTACTTCCTTCAAAAGGCCTAGAGTATACCGTACTCTATTGAAGCCTAACGATTTAACTCATTACTACGATATGATGTCTTACGCAGATCACACGAGGTTCTCAGATAGCATCTatcaacaattggaaagtgaGGTTTTATCACTAACAAAGAGAAATCTAGCGCTAGATGTACCGCTAGACCCTTACGAGCATCGAGATAAGTTAGAGGATGAGTTGTTTGCAACTCCCAAATGGGATGAAAATACAAAGACTTTAAAGCATATACATCGAGAATTATCAGCTAAAGAAGGTACTAAAGGTGCTGTAGGTCACATTGAAGAACACGAGGAATTCCCGCAACACAGTTCCAATTACGAACAATTGATGTTAATAATGAGCGAAAGGACAACTACTTCTACAAACGATACATATGCAGCTTCGTTAGCCTCAGCTCAAACGAACAATACTTCTAAGATGAGTGCACATTCAAATTCACCTTCAGTATCAGGAAACGTGGATTCTAGAGGTAGTTCCAACACAGGTAATCAAATGGCCATATCCGCAGCGGCAGCGGCAGCGGCAGCAGGGCTCACTGTAGGTAATGAGAATAATCAGTTCAGCAGACTAAAATTTATCGAACAGTGGAGAATTaataaggaaaaaagaagacaACAGGCACTTAACAACAACATGGCTCCCACCGCTTATAATACACGAATTTCCATGGCAGCTCCAATGACACCCCAGCAACAAATGTtacagcaacagcagcaacatAATCCACAACAGGTACAACAGCAGATGGCCATGCAACAACAGATGCAAGCATCAATGGTCGATGCCCAGGGGAATCCCAAGAACAAACCGGGATTAGATAAAACTAAGCAGAAGAGACCTCGAAAGACTACGAAGAAGGAAGAGCCTGCAAAGAAGAAACGTCCAACGAAAAAGAGGCAGGACGAGGAGTAA